The Hyperolius riggenbachi isolate aHypRig1 chromosome 3, aHypRig1.pri, whole genome shotgun sequence genome window below encodes:
- the LOC137560981 gene encoding uncharacterized protein: protein MDSPFTNYPEEMEDQHVRAREGSGSQAGNGAGRRKREFISDEKKDASYWEKRRKNNEAAKRSREKRRFHDLVLEGRVAALDEENGRLRNELFQLKLRYGLISATSFIEASQGLGNCKTSDGGSLLCSGRNTPYTSSYLAMNSDCSEADSGGGAATDPYSPRGSLSDLSDQSSRDSPVPANYGEERVAENDFANLYSMESNASSRLGMPRGGVILYRVGGLTVDPQHRHSVTAEMEPLKHRVFDHGAPPLRSSIFVHADSLQTSYQHMEQTHGVKMSPEPVSPRSPQSGYQSEDSGSDEGGSTCFPSECFSFNHQESSSVVKLPHKLRLKAHGHEGWRSDKSLGVEVQN from the coding sequence ATGGATTCTCCATTCACAAATTACCCAGAGGAGATGGAGGACCAGCATGTCCGGGCAAGAGAAGGTTCTGGTTCCCAAGCTGGAAACGGGGCCGGACGCCGGAAAAGAGAATTTATCTCAGATGAGAAGAAGGATGCctcttactgggagaagaggcGGAAAAACAATGAAGCTGCCAAAAGGTCTCGGGAAAAGAGACGGTTCCATGACCTGGTGCTGGAAGGAAGGGTGGCAGCACTGGATGAGGAAAATGGACGGTTGCGGAACGAGTTGTTTCAACTGAAACTGAGATATGGACTTATTTCAGCCACCTCGTTTATCGAGGCCAGCCAAGGACTTGGCAACTGCAAGACTTCTGACGGAGGATCTCTGCTGTGCAGTGGAAGGAATACACCTTACACTTCTTCTTATTTGGCCATGAACTCAGACTGCTCTGAGGCAGATAGCGGAGGGGGTGCAGCCACAGACCCCTATTCTCCACGTGGTTCCCTATCCGACCTCTCTGATCAATCTTCCCGGGACAGCCCAGTGCCAGCAAACTATGGAGAAGAGAGAGTTGCAGAAAATGACTTTGCAAATTTGTATTCGATGGAAAGCAACGCATCCTCGAGACTAGGAATGCCTCGCGGGGGAGTGATACTGTACAGAGTCGGGGGGCTCACTGTAGACCCCCAGCACAGGCACAGTGTTACCGCCGAAATGGAACCATTGAAACACCGGGTCTTTGATCACGGCGCTCCACCCCTACGCTCCTCCATATTTGTCCATGCAGACAGTTTACAGACTTCTTACCAGCACATGGAGCAAACTCATGGAGTTAAGATGTCCCCAGAGCCGGTGTCCCCCAGATCCCCCCAATCGGGATATCAGAGTGAGGACAGTGGAAGCGATGAGGGGGGATCCACCTGTTTCCCCTCGGAGTGCTTCAGCTTCAACCACCAAGAGTCATCGTCTGTTGTCAAACTGCCCCATAAGTTAAGACTTAAAGCccatggacatgaggggtggaggTCAGACAAGAGTCTGGGAGTAGAGGTGCAGAACTAA